The Prochlorococcus marinus str. MIT 9301 genome segment AAAAAGATGTTCACCAATTCTGATAGTTGATTCTTCACCTATAGAGTTTTGAGTACTTGATAGGCTCCATGTATTAGTCAAGTCAACTCTTATTAAAAGGCTAAGCAGGGTTAAACATATTGATGTCGATATAATTCTTCTTGATTTGATGTCATTGATTGGTTTTAAATCTTCTTTTTTATTGACTAGCATTATTGCAAAGATTATTAATACATTAACTGCACCCACATAAACTAGTACTTGTGCTGCAGCAACAAAACTGGCATTTAAAAGAAGATATAGTCCTGCTACACTCATGAAAACTCCTCCTAAAAGAAAGGCTGAATAGACAATACTTTCTAGCAATACAACACCTAGTGCTCCAATCAGAATCACTAAAGACAAAATTGTAAAACAAATAATTTGAGTTGTTATTGCGATGGACATAAATTAATGGAAATTAATTGTTTGGATTAGAAGCTTTATCTTTTTTTTCATTGGATTCTGATCTCATCCAATCATAAACTTCTTCTGGTAATTTACCAACTCTAGTATCTGAGCTTGGGACTTCATGAGGGTCCATGACCCCTTTAGGAAGATAGGCAAGTTCTCTTAGGGGTTTTACTGAAGGATCTGTTGTCACGTTTGTAGGTAACCTTCCAAGTGCAACATTATCAAAATTTAGATTATGTCTGTCAAAAGTAGCTAATTCATACTCTTCGGTCATTGAAAGACAATTAGTTGGACAATATTCAACACAATTTCCGCAAAAAATACAAACTCCAAAGTCTATAGAATAATTTCTAAGTTCCTTTTTTTTGGTTTCTTTATTCATTACCCAATCAACTACTGGGAGATTTATAGGGCATACTCTCACGCAAACTTCACAAGCAATACATTTATCAAATTCATAATGTATTCTCCCTCTATATCTTTCAGAGGGTATTAATTTTTCATATGGATATTGGACAGTAACAGGTCTTCTTCGAAGATGATCAAAAGTAACTGAAAAGCCATTATATAAATATTTGCCAGCATTAAATGCTTCTTTGATATAGCTATTAATTTGTTGAAGGAAATTTTTCATTTTGAAGAATTTACTCAGTGATTTTATTTTAGTGGATTAAATTTAAATTTAAGTATTTTTACTTAAGTTTAACCTCCAAAGAATTGCGGAAAAGCAAGTTTTAATCCTGCAGTTATCAAAAGATTAGCAAGAGAAATTGGAAGAAGAAACTTCCATCCTAGATCCAATAGTTGATCTATCCTGACTCTAGGAGTTGTCCAACGTAATAATATTGCAATGAAAACTAAAAGATAAGCTTTCAATACAGTCATTACAATTCCTATTGATGCAGTAAAGACTTGTATTAAAGGTGCATTAATGGGCAAATTTAGAAACTTGGCTATTAATTCAACTGGAATAGGAAAACCCCAACCTCCTAAATAAAGTATTGATACCAATAATGCTGAAAGGATTAAATTTATGTAACTACCAAGGTAGAACAGTGCGAATTTCATCCCTGCATATTCAGTTTGATATCCTGCAACTAATTCTTCTTCAGCTTCAGGTAAGTCAAATGGAAGTCTCTCACATTCTGCAAGTGCACAAATCCAGAAGACTATAAAACCAACAGGTTGTCTCCATATATTCCAACTTAGGATTCCAGCACCACTTTGTTGATTAACAATATCAATAGTACTTAGAGAATTTGTCATTAGTACGATAGCCAGTACAGATAAAGCTAAAGGAATTTCATAACTTATTGATTGAGCTGCTGCTCTTAATCCCCCTAACAATGAATATTTATTATTTGATGCATATCCGCTCATAAGAAGTCCAATTGGCTGGATACTGCTTAAAGCGATCCATAGGAAAATTCCAATACCTACATTACTTATTAAAAGGTTTTGTCCAAAGGGAACGATCAGCCAGGACAGAATCAC includes the following:
- a CDS encoding NADH-quinone oxidoreductase subunit J; translation: MSIAITTQIICFTILSLVILIGALGVVLLESIVYSAFLLGGVFMSVAGLYLLLNASFVAAAQVLVYVGAVNVLIIFAIMLVNKKEDLKPINDIKSRRIISTSICLTLLSLLIRVDLTNTWSLSSTQNSIGEESTIRIGEHLFSDYLLPFEVASVLLLMAMIGAIVLARRDVMSKDISTGLPVDQELIEKSSEPLLTNKN
- the nuoH gene encoding NADH-quinone oxidoreductase subunit NuoH, producing MEYGLDLEYSFNEFLKGFGLSSEIAHIIWLPLPMLLVLVAAVVGVLVTVWLERKISAAAQQRIGPEYAGALGVLQPIADGLKLLVKEDIIPAKADGILFTAGPILVLVPVILSWLIVPFGQNLLISNVGIGIFLWIALSSIQPIGLLMSGYASNNKYSLLGGLRAAAQSISYEIPLALSVLAIVLMTNSLSTIDIVNQQSGAGILSWNIWRQPVGFIVFWICALAECERLPFDLPEAEEELVAGYQTEYAGMKFALFYLGSYINLILSALLVSILYLGGWGFPIPVELIAKFLNLPINAPLIQVFTASIGIVMTVLKAYLLVFIAILLRWTTPRVRIDQLLDLGWKFLLPISLANLLITAGLKLAFPQFFGG
- the ndhI gene encoding NAD(P)H-quinone oxidoreductase subunit I, translating into MKNFLQQINSYIKEAFNAGKYLYNGFSVTFDHLRRRPVTVQYPYEKLIPSERYRGRIHYEFDKCIACEVCVRVCPINLPVVDWVMNKETKKKELRNYSIDFGVCIFCGNCVEYCPTNCLSMTEEYELATFDRHNLNFDNVALGRLPTNVTTDPSVKPLRELAYLPKGVMDPHEVPSSDTRVGKLPEEVYDWMRSESNEKKDKASNPNN